Below is a genomic region from Spirosoma radiotolerans.
GACTTTATGAACTAGACCTAACTAAGAATCCACGTTTGGAACGAGTACGGGATATGTTTGTGATAGGTTGTTGGGTTGGCTTACGATACTCTGATTTAGCAGAACTACGTTCTGAACACTTTATAAAAGAAGAAGAAAATAATTACATCAAGATTCGTACTCAAAAGGTTTACGATGATGTGTATATACCTCTTCACCCCGTAGTTGAATCAATCATTGAAAAATATAGAGGACAATTACCTAGGGTACTTAGCAACCAAAAAGCAAACGAATATTTGAAAGAGATTGCTAAGGTCGCAGAATTAAATAGCCCGGTTGTTATTAACCGAAAACGAGGCAACGAACGTATTTCTGAGGTCTCAGAGAAGTGGGAGCTAGTTAGTACTCACACACAACGGCGCAGTTTTGCTACCAACCTTTATTTACAAGGAGTCCCCACAATTACAATCAGGGCGATTACTGGCCATAAAACAGAAAAGGCGTTCCTCAGCTATATCAAAGTAGATTCTAAGCAACACGCCAAACTGCTTAAGAAGCATTGGAATAACCAACTAATTTCTAAAACTTCCTAATCCCTGCTTGATCATGGAGAATGAATTGCCCCAAGCCTATTTGGATGATGCCCAATACCTTGCTAATGACTTTGGTCAAGGCCAATTGAGTAAAAGTGATTATAACAAACTTGACGATACTATTTCAGAGTTAACTGATACACAAGCAATAAAATTTTTAGAGCTTGTTAGAGATGGGGTTGTACAAACCTTAGAAGACCATAAAAAACGCTGCCAGAACCCTACTAACTGTCATCAGTTAAAAGAAGGTGACAAAACTATAAATTCACTTAAAAAGCGTATAAATGAGCGTAAAAAATACTTGCCTTTTATATCAGTTCCTCAGGCTGAAACGCCAAATCACCCCCCAGATCATACAACAGCCCGGCAAGTACTAGCAATGAAGTTTCTTCTGGAGTACGCCAAAATTAACGTTACAAATGATAAAGCGGCTGAGAGATTCTTGCATTTTCTGACAGGTAAGAGTAAGGAGAATCTATACAAACTTTGGCGAAATCCGTACAACAAGGATCTCTTTACCGCTGAGGTTGATGATTTACGATTTATAAGAAAATTTTTTGAAGAGTTAGGAGCGACAGAAGTAGTAAAAGCTATTAATAATGAGATAGATAAACCTTAATAGGAGGTTAGTTGGGTAACTCAGTTGGGTTACCCAACTGAGTTTTTGGCGTAAATATTTGCTCAATGAAATCACGAAAAATCGTTGAGCAAATGGAAAATCTTGTTTTCACCCAACTATCAATTCCCGAAGTTCGGCAACTGTTTCGGCAAGAACTAGAGCAATTCTTCAAAGCCCTCCCGTGTGCCCCGCCGAAATCAGCAATTAACGCTGAGAACTTATCTACCCGTCAGAAAACGGCCAAAAAATTAAATATTAGTTTGCCAACGTTGGATGATTACACCCGACGCGGAATTATTCGCGGCTATCGGGTAGGCCGTCGTGTGCTATACCGTCCTGAAGATGTAGAAGCCGCTTTAACTGAGATCAACACTGTGAAGTACCAACGGGCATAGACTCGACCGTACCTAAAACAAAACCGGGCTCGTCCCCACAAACCCGGTCTCTGAAAGAACCTCAAATAGAGCAAGGCTATGACAAACGATGCTTCGCAGCACAAAGATACGACCTTAAAAGGTACCCCCGATGTTGGCCCTGTGTTCGATTTTAATACATGGATAGCTAGCCAGCCCGAAACGGTTATTCCTATTAACGATTTACAACAGGAAACCGAGCCCCGACCGCCCGAAGGTTCAGACTTTACACCCAAAGGTAGTTTCCAACCGGAAACGGAAACGCCAGAAACCGAATACTTTACCCAAGCTATTTTTAACAATTTACCCGATACACTAAAAAATGGTTGTTCAATCCTTACTGACCGTATCGAGAAGGAAGTTTTCTTGGTGGGTGCACTGGGCGTTATTAGTGGTTTGTTGCCCAACGTCCGAGGTTTCTATGATACCCGGTATTACAGTACTAATCTGTACTGTTACGTCTTAGCCCGGTATGGTTCCGGCAAAGGAGCTTTAAGCCTTTCGTATTTATTAGGGGCTGTTGTACACCGACGAAAAAAAGAACAATATCAACAAGCCTTGACGGTGTACAAAGCAGACCTTGCTCGGTATAAGAAAGAGCTGAAAACGTTTCAAGCCGATAAAAAAGGTCTAATTGAAGAGCCAGCCGAACCCGCAGAACCGCCGTTGACAGTCCTATTTATTCCAGCTAATAACAGCCGGACTGGAGCTTTTGAATTACTCAATAATAATGAAGGCCGGGGAATCATCTTTGAGACTGAGGGCGATACATTAGCGGATTCTGTAAAGCAGGATTATGGCAATTACAGTGATGGTTTACGGAAAGCGTTTCACCACGAATCAATAACCTATTACCGACGAACTGGCAAAGAATACTGCGAGATTGAAAATCCAGAAATGTCGGTAGTCCTCAGCAGTACATTTGACCAACTGCTAAATCTGATGCCAACCGCTGAAAACGGTTTATTCAGTAGGTTCCTGTTCTACAACCTGACACCTAACCCGAATTTTAAAAACGTATTCGATTCGGGTAAGAGCTCTTACCCGGCTCATTTTGGGAGGATAGGCGAACAACTTGCCGAAATATACGACCACTTGGTAAGCCTTGCGGAGCCGCTGACCATTCGGTTAACGCCCGATCAGGAAGGACGGTTTATTCGGCTGTTTCAACACTGGAAAGATGAAATACGCGAATTTGTCAGCGAGGATTTAGATGGTTCTGTCAATCGGTTGGGTTTGATTGCTTTTCGTATTGCTATGATGTTTACGACGCTCAGAGCCTTTGATACAGGTGCAATTACCGACATGTTGACCTGCTCAGATTTAGATTTCGATAACGCCCTGAAAATTGTAGAAATGCTGAAACGCCATGTTTTGCGACTTTACAACCAGATACCTAAGCCAAAGAAAAGTCAGGATACTAACAAGTTTTTAACAAAATCTGAGCAGTTAGAAAAAGCCCGAAAATTGTACAGCCAGGGCAAAAACTACGCTGAGATAGCGGCTGATGTATTAGGTGATGCAAAGAGGAAAGGGACTATTTGGAAATGGCTAAACGCATGAGGTTAGGTTTCCCCGTTTCTGGTTTCCAAATGGAAACGGGGGCTTTCTACGCAAAAACATGAACCAATACCGTTATACACTGCAACCCTACAAAGGTATGAGTACCCGTTACACTTGCCCTGCTTGCGAAAAGCCAAAGCAACTCAGCCGGTATTTGGATAAGGAAACGGGTGAACTATTACCGGACCATGTTGGCCGCTGTAATCGGGAAGCTGACTGCGGCTATCACTACACGCCCCGCCAATACTTTGAGGATAACAAAATATGGATGAACGACGAAATAGCCTCGAAAACCCGAACGGCTTACCAATCGCCTAAATCCGCTCGTCCGGTCCCGCAACCGTCGTATATTCCGTTCAACCTGTTCCGGCAAAGTCTGAATCAGTACGACCGGAACGAATTTGCCAACGGCTTACAGGGATTGTTCAATAATGAGATTACAAACGATCTGATTAGCCGGTTCTATATAGGTACTTCTAAACACTGGCCAGGGGCAACTGTGTTTTGGCAGATCGATAAGAGCGGCCAAATTCGAACGGGTAAGATTATGCTGTATAATCCGCTGACGTTAAAAAGGGTTAAACAGCCTTTCAGTCATATTCATTGGGTGCATAGTGTTCTGACTAAACAGGGCCGGTTCGCTGAGTTTGAGTTAAGTCAATGTTTGTTTGGGTTGCACCAATTGAAGAACCAACCCGATAGCCGCCCGGTGGCCATTGTTGAAAGCGAAAAGACAGCCATTCTTGCAACGGTCTATTTACCCAAATACATCTGGTTGGCTTGCGGTAGTCTGAGCAATCTATCAACGGAAAAGTTACTACCCGTAGCCGGACGATCTGTTACACTATTTCCTGATCTGAACGGCTTTGAGAAGTGGAGTCAAAAGGCTGAGGAGTTTAGGCCCGTTATTGGTCGTCGGCTTACTGTTTCGGACGTATTAGAAAAACGGGCTAATGATGCCGACCGAGAGAAAGGGTATGATTTAGCGGATTACCTAATTCGTAACCGTGACCCGTTAGCAGGTTGGGCGTTGACTGATTCCGGTTATCCATTATTTTGGGACTATAACCCGTTAGCTGTTCCAGCTCAGTCGCTTAGCACTTCGGCTGTATGTAATAACAGTGACCAAAATATTACACCCTTGCCGTTAACGCTCCTTGAACAGACATTGCAACGAATGAATCAGCGAAACCCGGTTTTACAGGATTTGATAAATCAGTTTGATTTAGTGAATCCAAAAACCGGCCAACCTTTCCGGTTATCGAATCAATAACAGGCTATTAACAGGCTATACGGCTCAAGCAATGCGAGACGATATTTATTTAGAGGGTATAGAAACCCGTTTTCAAAAGGGGCAAAGCGGAAACCTCAAAGGACGGCCCAAAGGAAGCCGGGGAAAGGCAAAACGCATACGGCAAGTTTTGGGCGTATCTACTAAAGCTGACAACCAGTTAAAAAAGGAAACAGTAACATTAAGCATTGAAGAACTTATCACCATTACCATAGTTGCTAAAGCCCTGAAAGGTAATACAGCTGCTTATAGAGCTATTATGGATAATGCGTACGGCAAACTTTAAAGCTATTCATTGTATGACAGCATAGATTCAAGCACCAATCGTCCGATCATAAAGTTTTCTTAAAATATAATTATTTTGATATCTTGACCTCAAAACTCCTTTAAACTATGCTCCCTTCCTTAGGCGCTGCTGGTACCATGTACCTTAAAGATTACATTGATTTGCTTCTAAAGGCACTCACATTCCTTGTTACGGCTGGATTAGCATTCAAAGCCATTCATGAATACATTCGTGCACAGCGGTGGAAGCGATTCGAATTTCTTGGGCAGCAGATTAAAGATTTTAGTACGGATATACAAGTCCGAAAAGTGACGACAATGCTTGATTGGGACAAAGGTCAAATTGAGTTATTTCCAGGAAGAAGTGAAGATAAATTTTTTACAGTGGACGAGGCGATGGTTACTGCGTCTCTGTATCCTCTTGGGAGTGGAATTAATGGTGAAGGCTTTTCAGATGAAGAGGCGAAAGTACGAGAATTATTTGATGCTTTTTTTGATAAATTAACTATGTTTGGCATCTACATAAAATCTGGTTTGGTAGCTAAACAGGATTTAAAGCCATACATTTATTATTGGCTCGAAATGCTTGCGGATCCCTCCAAACGAGGACAGGAGTTTGTTAACAACGTGTATGGTTTTCTAGAAACGTATGGGTACAATATCGTTCTAGAACTGTTAGATGAATATGGCTTTACACGTCCTAATCAGATTATACCTAAGCCAAAGGTATAAACATTACGATTGACCTCACTAATCAAGAAGGAACCTATGAACGTGAAACGTTTGCTATGGAGACACAAGAAAGCCTGTTTGCTACTTGTGTACTAGTGCTGTTACGTTGCTCTTTAAAGCCGCTGGCGGTAATATACAGGCAATCCGAGAAGTGTTAGACAAAAATAGGGCAGGGCGAGGCAAACTATTTGTCTGATCTAAATTACTACCCCCAATAAGTTTCTTTTCCGCTTCCTTCACGCCATATGTCCCCCAATTCTAATTGGTAATACGTATATGTTTGTTCTCCCTTCTTACCTTTGACTACGTAAGGACCATGATTACTCCACTGCAATAACCCCTGTTCAATAGCTTTTGGCCCAACTAAACATCTATTACCCCTACCACCTAACGTTATTCGACTTGCATAATTTATGGCATCACCTATTAACAAAACTTGCTCTCCTAAAAACTCGGAGTAAATGGTAGAAGTGTCAATTAGGCCGTATTCTATTCCTATTTTTAAACTTGGGCCTTTGTACTGATAGTCGGCTTTCCAATCTCTATCAGAAAGATATTCACACAATCTATCTAAATCCTTCGCAATACTTACGCAGGACAGAAACACACTTTCCGCTGTTGGTAAAATAGCTAAGAAAGCGTCACCCATGAACCCCACTACTTCACCTTCATATTTTTCAACAGCATCAATACCCCCAGATAAAATATCACGAATGTATTGGGCTATTGAATTTCCCTCTGATTTAGAAACTATCTTTGTGAAGCTGTTAATATCAACTATCATTGCAAAGGCTTCAATTTGGCCATTTTTTGGTATGTTAACTGCCATGAGATTAGTAAGTGAAATTAGTGTAAGCTACTTACTCATAGCCATTAATAGTCTACCCTTAATACTCCTCAGTTTTGCGTCGTTTGGATTAAACTCTTCCATAACATCAAGTATGTTCCCGACGTTGGATTGAGTTAAATAATTAAATCCTTGTTTCCCAAACTCCTTATCGTTGGGAATAAATTTTTTGCTCTTTGGGTAAGTATCAATATTAATGAAAGTATCAAGTACGTGAATGTCTTTCGGTAATGACATCACATTGTATAGGAAAGGGTATAAAATTCTATCAAGCAGTACGTTCTTTGTTCCCTTGTCAAATAGGGGAAAAGCATATAGCCCAACAATATAAGTGTTCCCGTTATGCCAGTCTTTAGATTTGATAAATACTACCAATAGATTTTTGGACTTTTTTTTATCAAGGGTCTTCGTGTATAATTGTGGTAACAATCCTGAATAGTAACCTTTTTCATCGGATGGGAAAAGGTCTTGTCCAAAGTTTAGCGACGTAAATGTTATGCCGTTTTCTTTGACGAATCCAAAATCTACATGTGGCAAATCCTCATCCGACTGAGCTTGCCATTTTTTAGAGTTCCAATCGACAGATGTGAGAATTCCGTAATTAACTACTTTGTCCATAATTCGACACTGTTTAAGGTTGAATTACCTTTATTATTAGAGAGAAACGGAATAGGGCTATAGTCCAAAATATCGTACAATATTATCCAAGCATGCAAAGTCTGGCTTTTCTAACTCTGCTTCGGGTTGTACATTATCTTTAGCTATTCCAGGATGTACAGCTTTATTTCTTAATTTTTGTAATTCCATGAAGTGATTTAACGGGAAGCCCTCAGTTTCTTCAGATTTCATTATTTGTATAAATTCAAGTAAGTTTCCAAAGGTTTTTCTTTGTAATAAACTTTCGGGCACTTCCTTTTCTAAGAGATACATATAAACAATTGATTCACCAACTGCACCAGCCATTATTGCTGCTGACATATAATTACCTCTCTTAAAATTTTCTGTAAACTCTTGGTAATACAAGCTTATCAGATGACGTAACGGATTGTTATTAATAGAAATTCTTACTTCATCAACTGATTCATTTACTACGTTCAGTAATTGACTTTTAGGGATGGGGATAATTAACTTATTGAAAGCACTGATGGGTATATATGAAAACACAGCTCCAAGAGCAAATAAAGAAAGGTACTCTTGAACATAAGTTTGACTGATATACCAAACTAAATAACTAGCTGTTATTCTGCTATCTTTAAGTGTAATGATTTGAATACCTCCCTTATTTTCTTTATTTTCTTTCGCGATATATAAATTTATCAAACCATTTGGAGATGATTGATAACAAAGTGCTCCACGCTCAATAACACGTGGTTTTGATAACTCAGCTACTTCATGAAAAGACCGTGTTTTTTGTCCTTTATATTTACTACCTAAGGCTGATAAATATTTTTTTTCTTTTTCATCAACAGATACATTGAACTCTGCTGATAAATTAAACTCTTCATCTAATTTAGATAGATTACGTACAGTTATGTTTTTGTACTTCATATTTGTTTATCTAACCAGATTTGGGCTTCATTTTCTGAAGTTTCAATAGCTAATTCAATAGCTCTTTGGGCTATGCCGAGTAACTGTTTACTCTGTTTGCTTTGTTCTTGAGCGGATTCAATAGTTTCCCTCACCTTCTTCTGCGTTTCATCGGGAGCTTGCCAAATCATAAACTGTTTAATGTCATCCGGGTAAAGTTCAATCTGACCTGATGACCCCTTGTAATATTTTTCAACTTGTAACTTGCCGACAATACTATTAAGCTGTAAAGCCAGAAATACAGGGTCTATCGTTTTTGATCGCAGAATAGTTACATGATTGTCTGGTAACGCATTATTATCTGATAGATAAGCAGCTGCTCGGCCAATGGTGCCAACACCTGTTCCATTCATAAGAACGTCTCCTTTACGAATTATTAAATCGGGGCGCGTTTCTGCCAATGAAGCAATCCGGTTGTCTGTGAATTGAATCTTATTTTCCCGAACGTGTTTGGAGTTGAGGACAATTGTTCCTCGTTCTTCCACATATATTGGCTGAGTACCCCGCTGACAAAAGGTTAATACGCTACCTAAAGTAACGTCCTTTTTTGTGGCTCGTAGTTTGTCTTCTAATTCTCTAAACTTAGGTTGGTAAAATTCAGAATCTAATCGCTCACTAGTACCAAAAGAGTCAGCAAATGATTTTACCTCTACAGTCTCCGTGACAGGGTGCCAATCTTTTATTCCCAATTCAGCTAGCAACATTGTTTCAGCCTTTTGATAAAAGGTATTGCTACGATCTTGAACCTGGTACGCTTGTTTGACAAGCATTTCGATTTTGTTCTGGAACAATGTAGATATATTAGGAACGTAGAAATTCCTAATAGAGGGATAATCTAAGGCGGGTCTTGTTACGCCAACTACATTTTTATCTGACTGTAACTTTCCGTGTTTTGAGTTAAGAAAGGTTGAGAGAAAATAGGGATTTAAACCTTTTTTGAGTTTAATTCTAACTGAGTGTTGATTGATATTACAACCAACTAAACTCTGTTCAACAACTGCGGATTTGCCATAAGACACTCCGGTGATTGTCAGAAGGACATCGTTTAACTTCAACCGGCTACGACTCAGTGAATTATCATCTTTGTATGAGATATACACTACATCATTAAGGTTAAAGTAATTAGGCATAATGTTCTGAACTCTAAGAAACATAACACCACTATTCAAGTAGGCAGCTCCTAATGGTGTAGCACCGCCTGTAACTTCTGTACTTAAAGCTCCGAGTTGTGAGAAGCCAAGTGAATAATTTTTGATCGTCTTTTGATTCAGTAGATACTCCTTCATAACAAACTCGCTGTCTATCCTGAAAGAATAATTCTCTTCTGCAATCTCTGTTAAACTAACTTCAGACACTTCCAGCCCCTCCAATAGCCGTTTATATTCCGGCTCATTGAAGGGGCTTAGTGAAAAAAACTGAGTTGCTCTTTTTTTGCAAACTCAGTAAAGGCTTCAGTTATGCCTTTAGGAGTGCTAATACCTTCATATTGCGTTGGCGTTGAAAAGAGGTCGTGGTAAACAATCGGGTGGCCGAAGCGGTCTTTGAGTGCCCTTTCAGTTTCATTCGTTGTCAGGTCGGGTATTGTCGGTGTCTTACCCTCAGTTATTTCGTCCTGTATGGCTTGTAAAGCCTCTGAAGAGAAGTCTGCCCAATACAGTTTTTCGCCTGAGTTGTCTTTGCCTTCTTTCTGCTGCGTAGCAAAAAATATGTTGTAGTTATCCTGTTTTGGGCAAAGTTCGGGGTGCCACTTCTGTACGAAAAGTAATGATGTCTTAGTGCCAGTATGTGGTTTAAAACTGTTTCCATGCAACCCAACCACGCCCAAAATACGGCACCGACTGGCAATGAACTGTCGTATAGCTTTGTCGGAAGAATTGTTAAACCGGCCCTGGGGTAATACTACGCACATACGACCCCCATCCTTAAGCATATCTAAGTTTCGCTCTATAAATAGAACGTCACGCGAAATCTTTTCATGCCAGCCCTTTTCACGGGTCAATTTCTTACCTGTAGTCTTGTCTTCTTTCTCTTCGTACTTGCGACTTATGTCGAAGAGGTGAATAACTCGTTGATCTTTTATATCTCCAGCAAACGGAGGATTGGCTAGCAGGACATCAAAGTTGAAGTTCCGATATTCATTCTTCTTAGTAGCCAACTTGGCTAGATTGTCGAAGCCCTTACCGAATTGCTTTTGCCAGATTTTGTTTTCCACAAAGTCCGCTTCCCAACGTGGATAGTCTAAGCTGTTAAGGTGTAAAACGTTGGTTTCACCATCTCCCGCAATCAGATTAAGCGTCTTACCAACACGAACAGCCTTGTAATCGAAGTCAATAGCAAAGACTTTTTCTTTGACATATTTAGTTTGTTCAGGTGTCTTTTGGTCAATAGTAAAATGATTCGCACCGTTGGGGTTCATCTGTTCCCACACGTGGAAGATCGTATGAACAGGAAAGCCACACGAACCTGCTGCTGTATCAATTATGTATTCATCTTGTTTGGGATTAAGCATTTTCACGCCCATATCGATAACATAACGGGGCGTAAAGTATTGGCCCTTGTCACCTTTCGAATCTTTGTTAACTAAGTACTCAAAGGCCTCATCAACAACTTCTAAGTTTGAGTTAAAGAGCTTATATGTTTCTAAATACGAAACGCATGTCTGTAAATGGGAAGGGGTTAGCTCAATCTTAGCACTTTCAGGAAATATGCCTTTCCAATTTTCTTTTGCTTCATCAAACAGATCGTCAATCGCTTTCTTGGTATCTGACTCGGCCCCACGACTCCGAAAATCAAGGTTGCGGAAATTATTTGTTACCTCTTCCGGTATATCGCTAATCTCCTTATTCTTATTAAACGACAGCCAGTAATTAATAGCTTTCTTGTCTTCTATTGATTTCTGCTCGTCGTATAGTTTGGTGAAAATTAGCTTAAAAGCCTCCTCAAATACATCAACACCGGCGTTGGCAAGTACCTCATCCTCAAATTCTTCAATGATGCGTTTAAGCGTCTTGGTTTTGGTTTGATCTTGCGTAATTAGGTGCCAGATTGTGAAACGAGAATCCCGAATGTCATCTATACTTTGATTAACAGAAGGTATATCCCGTATACTGTCGAACAAATTAGGATCTTTCCGAAAGTAAAAATCAACTGCCCCACCGTTTGTCCACACACCCAGGGGAGCTCCTGTACCGTTGCAGTAGGTTTTAAGTTGGTCTTTGCCATCTTTCGCTGTTGGCTTCTTAAGCTCAACGATGATATACACTGCTTCTGGACGGTCTTTCTGAGTGATTACAATATCAGCCCGTTTAGAAGTATCGGTACCGAACCGTACCATATCTTCAACTCTGATACGGTCTTTTGGATACCTGTAATGAGTCAGCAAGCGATGAAGAAAGATTTGGCGTACCACTTCTTCGGGTGTCACCTTTAAATTGATACCTCGTTTGAGACACTCAATCACATAAGCATCGTTGCCTTTCTTATCCTTATGGGCTAGAATTCGGTCCTCTATAAATTGTATTTCTTCCTCTTTAAACGTTGATAACGAGAATTTTGACCCTTTCAAAATGGCTTGTATATTGGGGTACTGCATAACAAGTGAGATATTTAGGCGTAAAGGTTTGTTTACGGCGACTTGCAAATTGGTCGTAAAATATGGGAAATTCAAACGACGCCGATA
It encodes:
- a CDS encoding helix-turn-helix domain-containing protein, giving the protein MKSRKIVEQMENLVFTQLSIPEVRQLFRQELEQFFKALPCAPPKSAINAENLSTRQKTAKKLNISLPTLDDYTRRGIIRGYRVGRRVLYRPEDVEAALTEINTVKYQRA
- a CDS encoding DUF3987 domain-containing protein: MTNDASQHKDTTLKGTPDVGPVFDFNTWIASQPETVIPINDLQQETEPRPPEGSDFTPKGSFQPETETPETEYFTQAIFNNLPDTLKNGCSILTDRIEKEVFLVGALGVISGLLPNVRGFYDTRYYSTNLYCYVLARYGSGKGALSLSYLLGAVVHRRKKEQYQQALTVYKADLARYKKELKTFQADKKGLIEEPAEPAEPPLTVLFIPANNSRTGAFELLNNNEGRGIIFETEGDTLADSVKQDYGNYSDGLRKAFHHESITYYRRTGKEYCEIENPEMSVVLSSTFDQLLNLMPTAENGLFSRFLFYNLTPNPNFKNVFDSGKSSYPAHFGRIGEQLAEIYDHLVSLAEPLTIRLTPDQEGRFIRLFQHWKDEIREFVSEDLDGSVNRLGLIAFRIAMMFTTLRAFDTGAITDMLTCSDLDFDNALKIVEMLKRHVLRLYNQIPKPKKSQDTNKFLTKSEQLEKARKLYSQGKNYAEIAADVLGDAKRKGTIWKWLNA
- a CDS encoding DUF6371 domain-containing protein, giving the protein MNQYRYTLQPYKGMSTRYTCPACEKPKQLSRYLDKETGELLPDHVGRCNREADCGYHYTPRQYFEDNKIWMNDEIASKTRTAYQSPKSARPVPQPSYIPFNLFRQSLNQYDRNEFANGLQGLFNNEITNDLISRFYIGTSKHWPGATVFWQIDKSGQIRTGKIMLYNPLTLKRVKQPFSHIHWVHSVLTKQGRFAEFELSQCLFGLHQLKNQPDSRPVAIVESEKTAILATVYLPKYIWLACGSLSNLSTEKLLPVAGRSVTLFPDLNGFEKWSQKAEEFRPVIGRRLTVSDVLEKRANDADREKGYDLADYLIRNRDPLAGWALTDSGYPLFWDYNPLAVPAQSLSTSAVCNNSDQNITPLPLTLLEQTLQRMNQRNPVLQDLINQFDLVNPKTGQPFRLSNQ
- a CDS encoding DUF5681 domain-containing protein is translated as MRDDIYLEGIETRFQKGQSGNLKGRPKGSRGKAKRIRQVLGVSTKADNQLKKETVTLSIEELITITIVAKALKGNTAAYRAIMDNAYGKL
- a CDS encoding adenylate/guanylate cyclase domain-containing protein, coding for MAVNIPKNGQIEAFAMIVDINSFTKIVSKSEGNSIAQYIRDILSGGIDAVEKYEGEVVGFMGDAFLAILPTAESVFLSCVSIAKDLDRLCEYLSDRDWKADYQYKGPSLKIGIEYGLIDTSTIYSEFLGEQVLLIGDAINYASRITLGGRGNRCLVGPKAIEQGLLQWSNHGPYVVKGKKGEQTYTYYQLELGDIWREGSGKETYWG
- a CDS encoding restriction endonuclease subunit S domain-containing protein; the protein is MEGLEVSEVSLTEIAEENYSFRIDSEFVMKEYLLNQKTIKNYSLGFSQLGALSTEVTGGATPLGAAYLNSGVMFLRVQNIMPNYFNLNDVVYISYKDDNSLSRSRLKLNDVLLTITGVSYGKSAVVEQSLVGCNINQHSVRIKLKKGLNPYFLSTFLNSKHGKLQSDKNVVGVTRPALDYPSIRNFYVPNISTLFQNKIEMLVKQAYQVQDRSNTFYQKAETMLLAELGIKDWHPVTETVEVKSFADSFGTSERLDSEFYQPKFRELEDKLRATKKDVTLGSVLTFCQRGTQPIYVEERGTIVLNSKHVRENKIQFTDNRIASLAETRPDLIIRKGDVLMNGTGVGTIGRAAAYLSDNNALPDNHVTILRSKTIDPVFLALQLNSIVGKLQVEKYYKGSSGQIELYPDDIKQFMIWQAPDETQKKVRETIESAQEQSKQSKQLLGIAQRAIELAIETSENEAQIWLDKQI
- a CDS encoding N-6 DNA methylase: MQYPNIQAILKGSKFSLSTFKEEEIQFIEDRILAHKDKKGNDAYVIECLKRGINLKVTPEEVVRQIFLHRLLTHYRYPKDRIRVEDMVRFGTDTSKRADIVITQKDRPEAVYIIVELKKPTAKDGKDQLKTYCNGTGAPLGVWTNGGAVDFYFRKDPNLFDSIRDIPSVNQSIDDIRDSRFTIWHLITQDQTKTKTLKRIIEEFEDEVLANAGVDVFEEAFKLIFTKLYDEQKSIEDKKAINYWLSFNKNKEISDIPEEVTNNFRNLDFRSRGAESDTKKAIDDLFDEAKENWKGIFPESAKIELTPSHLQTCVSYLETYKLFNSNLEVVDEAFEYLVNKDSKGDKGQYFTPRYVIDMGVKMLNPKQDEYIIDTAAGSCGFPVHTIFHVWEQMNPNGANHFTIDQKTPEQTKYVKEKVFAIDFDYKAVRVGKTLNLIAGDGETNVLHLNSLDYPRWEADFVENKIWQKQFGKGFDNLAKLATKKNEYRNFNFDVLLANPPFAGDIKDQRVIHLFDISRKYEEKEDKTTGKKLTREKGWHEKISRDVLFIERNLDMLKDGGRMCVVLPQGRFNNSSDKAIRQFIASRCRILGVVGLHGNSFKPHTGTKTSLLFVQKWHPELCPKQDNYNIFFATQQKEGKDNSGEKLYWADFSSEALQAIQDEITEGKTPTIPDLTTNETERALKDRFGHPIVYHDLFSTPTQYEGISTPKGITEAFTEFAKKEQLSFFH